A single genomic interval of Daucus carota subsp. sativus chromosome 1, DH1 v3.0, whole genome shotgun sequence harbors:
- the LOC108197738 gene encoding uncharacterized protein LOC108197738, translating into MAVSMVFPGQVFRTNACSNSLKMLPLPVYKGTTQQMHALTKTKGMLKYSNKRNTIGIRPGGNHRLQAILSSTNKSDFTPSDTVEQFYECINYKNVTKLGQFLANDCVYEDFSFPKPFQGKKEVLNYFQQLTKSMGDNIEFNAEIISKGEEDDHFTIAVYWYLDWNKIQIPFTKGFSIFILSKREARPLIKKAQVVIEPPLKPGSLALNLLKIVASVFDAFPEATKWFLRSPHVILNRIFSLFLAPFIKPLLACYISLWKFIVVTLSFAFNIYLQISKFFK; encoded by the exons ATGGCAGTTTCGATGGTGTTCCCAGGCCAAGTATTCAGGACTAATGCATGCTCGAATTCACTGAAGATGCTTCCTCTTCCGGTTTACAAAGGAACAACACAGCAAATGCATGCACTTACAAAAACCAAAGGGATGCTCAAGTACAGCAACAAGAGGAACACCATCGGAATCAGACCAGGTGGTAATCATAGATTACAGGCAATCCTGTCATCGACAAACAAATCAGATTTTACACCGTCAGACACAGTAGAGCAGTTCTACGAATGCATCAACTACAAGAATGTAACGAAACTGGGCCAATTTTTAGCGAATGATTGTGTATACGAGGACTTCTCCTTCCCTAAGCCTTTTCAGGGGAAAAAG GAGGTTCTGAATTATTTTCAGCAACTTACTAAAAGCATGGGGGATAATATTGAGTTCAACGCGGAAATTATCTCTAAAGGAGAGGAAGACGATCACTTCACCATTGCAGTATACTGGTACTTAG ATTGGAACAAGATTCAGATTCCGTTCACCAAAGGTTTCAGCATCTTCATATTATCAAAGAGAGAAGCAAGACCACTTATCAA GAAAGCTCAAGTTGTGATTGAGCCGCCATTGAAACCAGGATCACTAGCACTG AATTTGCTAAAGATCGTTGCATCAGTATTCGATGCATTCCCAGAGGCTACCAAGT GGTTCTTACGGAGTCCTCATGTGATACTAAACAGAATCTTTAGTCTGTTCTTGGCACCATTCATAAAACCGTTACTGGCTTGCTACATCAGTCTGTGGAAGTTCATAGTCGTCACACTCAGCTTCgcgttcaacatatacctccaaatttcgaaattttttaaatag
- the LOC108196919 gene encoding heavy metal-associated isoprenylated plant protein 39-like isoform X2: MKVVVKLDIFDEKEKKKALKTVSSLSGIASISVDMTDRKLTVIGDVDPIGVVNKLRKLWHAELVSVGPDKEPEKNKDDEKSKEEKKKIEDKEKEEAEKKKKQEEQIQNLLSAYGYQNYAPYNVMPQYVVQSADDYPHSCVIS, translated from the exons atgaag GTCGTCGTGAAGTTGGATATATTtgatgaaaaagaaaagaagaaggcctTAAAAACGGTTTCCAGTCTCTCAG GAATTGCGTCCATATCAGTAGATATGACGGATAGGAAGCTGACAGTGATCGGAGATGTTGATCCTATTGGCGTGGTGAACAAATTGAGAAAACTATGGCACGCAGAATTAGTATCGGTTGGTCCTGATAAGGAACCGGAAAAGAATAAAGATGATGAGAAGAgtaaagaagagaagaagaagattgaGGACAAGGAGAAGGAAGAAgcggaaaagaagaaaaaacaagaagaacAGATTCAAAATCTTCTCAGTGCCTATGGCTATCAGAATTACGCTCCTTATAATGTTATGCCCCAATACGTTGTTCAAAGTGCTGATGATTATCCACATTCTTGTGTTATCAGCTGA
- the LOC108196919 gene encoding heavy metal-associated isoprenylated plant protein 39-like isoform X1, translated as MKKVVVKLDIFDEKEKKKALKTVSSLSGIASISVDMTDRKLTVIGDVDPIGVVNKLRKLWHAELVSVGPDKEPEKNKDDEKSKEEKKKIEDKEKEEAEKKKKQEEQIQNLLSAYGYQNYAPYNVMPQYVVQSADDYPHSCVIS; from the exons atgaag AAGGTCGTCGTGAAGTTGGATATATTtgatgaaaaagaaaagaagaaggcctTAAAAACGGTTTCCAGTCTCTCAG GAATTGCGTCCATATCAGTAGATATGACGGATAGGAAGCTGACAGTGATCGGAGATGTTGATCCTATTGGCGTGGTGAACAAATTGAGAAAACTATGGCACGCAGAATTAGTATCGGTTGGTCCTGATAAGGAACCGGAAAAGAATAAAGATGATGAGAAGAgtaaagaagagaagaagaagattgaGGACAAGGAGAAGGAAGAAgcggaaaagaagaaaaaacaagaagaacAGATTCAAAATCTTCTCAGTGCCTATGGCTATCAGAATTACGCTCCTTATAATGTTATGCCCCAATACGTTGTTCAAAGTGCTGATGATTATCCACATTCTTGTGTTATCAGCTGA